In Melospiza georgiana isolate bMelGeo1 chromosome 15, bMelGeo1.pri, whole genome shotgun sequence, one genomic interval encodes:
- the ADRA1B gene encoding alpha-1B adrenergic receptor: MNFKMNIYFGDTSNTSVPGYFKGSALNYGNFSANNSNETGSDLDSPALATSRAIIVGLILGAFILFAIIGNILVILSVACNRHLRIPTNYFIVNLAIADLLLSFTVLPFSATLEVLGYWVLGRIFCDIWAAVDVLCCTASILSLCAISIDRYIGVRYSLQYPTLVTRRRAILALLAVWVLSMVISIGPLLGWKEPAPQDDRECRITEEPFYALFSSLGSFYIPLIVILVMYCRVYIVAKRTTRNLEAGVMKEMSNSKELTLRIHYKHVHEDALNNTKSKGHNPRNSLAFKLLKFSREKKAAKTLGIVVGMFILCWLPFFIVLPLGSLFSALKPPETIFKVIFWLGYFNSCLNPIIYPCSSKEFKRAFIQILRCQCHRRKQLGWWPYSYRPWNRCSLEHGARRDSLEDSGSFLSGSQRTLSSASPSPGYVSRISQPQLELCALPQCRNCSSLLSPARDGHRGHCQFFTFQLLPERNGHGPGPGQEPPGTP, translated from the exons ATGAATTTTAAGATGAATATCTACTTTGGCGATACATCCAATACATCAGTACCGGGATATTTCAAAGGCTCTGCACTAAATTATGGCAATTTTTCTGCAAACAACTCCAACGAGACAGGAAGCGACCTGGATTCACCGGCCCTGGCCACCAGCAGGGCGATCATTGTGGGGCTGATCCTCGGTGCCTTTATTCTCTTTGCTATCATAGGTAATATCCTGGTCATTCTCTCAGTGGCTTGCAACAGACACTTAAGAATCCCCACGAACTATTTCATCGTTAACCTGGCCATAGCAGACCTGCTGCTGAGTTTCACTGTCCTGCCGTTCTCTGCCACGCTGGAAGTGCTGGGCTACTGGGTTTTGGGGAGGATATTCTGCGACATCTGGGCAGCAGtggatgtgctgtgctgcacagcctcTATTCTGAGCCTGTGTGCCATTTCCATCGACAGATACATCGGGGTGCGGTACTCCCTGCAGTACCCCACGCTGGTCACCAGGAGAAGGGCGATTCTGGCTCTCCTGGCCGTCTGGGTCCTGTCCATGGTGATTTCCATCGGgcccctgctgggctggaaggagccGGCCCCGCAGGACGACAGGGAGTGCCGCATCACCGAGGAGCCCTTCTATGCCctcttctcctccctgggctccttTTACATCCCCTTAATCGTCATCCTCGTCATGTACTGCCGGGTCTACATCGTGGCCAAGAGGACTACGAGGAACCTGGAAGCTGGGGTGATGAAGGAGATGTCCAACTCCAAGGAGCTGACCCTACGGATTCACTACAAGCACGTCCACGAGGACGCCTTGAACAACACCAAGTCCAAGGGCCACAACCCCAGGAACTCCTTAGCTTTCAAACTTTTAAAGTTCTCCAGAGAAAAGAAGGCAGCCAAGACGTTGGGAATCGTGGTTGGCATGTTCATCCTGTGCTGGCTCCCCTTCTTCATTGTCCTGCCACTGG GATCCCTGTTTTCGGCTCTGAAGCCCCCTGAAACGATCTTCAAGGTGATTTTTTGGCTTGGCTACTTCAACAGCTGCTTGAACCCCATCATCTACCCCTGCTCCAGCAAGGAGTTCAAGAGGGCCTTCATCCAGATCCTGAGGTGCCAGTGCCACCGGCGCaagcagctgggctggtggccctaCAGCTACCGCCCGTGGAACCGCTGCTCGCTGGAGCATGGGGCGCGCAGGGACTCGCTGGAGGACAGCGGCAGCTTCCTGAGCGGCAGCCAGAGAACGTTGTCCTCGGCGTCGCCCAGCCCCGGCTACGTGAGCAGGATCAGCCAGccgcagctggagctgtgcgCGCTGCCCCAGTGCAGGAACTGCAGCTCGCTGCTCAGCCCGGCCCGCGACGGCCACCGGGGCCACTGCCAGTTCTTCaccttccagctgctgcccgAGCGCAACGGGCACGGCCCCGGGCCCGGGCAGGAGCCCCCGGGCACGCCCTGA